The Methylomonas rhizoryzae genome includes the window CTATTACGCGTTCAGCTGGCTCATGCATATCTCCAATACCGTCAAAAATGCGAGGTGATGGGTCAAATGTAAAAGCCTTAACGCCATGGTGAACTGATACGCTTAGCGCCAAACCGCCGCCAAGTGAATGCCCGGTAGCAACAACATTTTTTTGGCTATTTTCGCTGAGGTATTTACCGACAGCTTTGCGTGCTTGTCGATACTGGAAATTAAATGGAGGAATAGCGAGATTTGCTGTTAGGTAGTCTTCTTTGCTGTCGGTCCCACGGAATGCAAACACTACTTTATTTGAGCCGATTTTCTCATAGATATCGTAAGCAAGACCGGAGAGTTTATGTTCCTTTGTGGGTTCTTCGGTAGGCTCGCCGTCGAGGTCTACGCGTACCCATCCAAGTTGGCTGAGATCAAAGCGGACTCGACCAGCTTTCTTTTCATAAGCGTTTGCTGAAAGCATGGCGTAAATAGCCAAGCCACCTGCAACACTTGAGTCAATTGTTTGCATGTCATCACTCATAAACTTTCTCCTCTGGTGTGAATGATTTATACCTGTCAAGTTGCTTAAAAGCTTAATGTTACGCCTAAACGATACCCAGTGCTATTGCCAAATAAGCTAAAAGTCCATTGGGTTTTTAACCCAAAACAAAAATCATCGGCAGCAATAAGCCATTAACCTGCCCCTCGTTTAAAATTTGTGACTGTCTCTTGATGGCCGATAACGGCCATTACTCCCAACCAACTTTTACACATAACAAGTTATTGCGCCCAGCTACAATCCAACCGTGTTTTGCTCAAAACGGTGCAGTCTGAAAACATGAGTCGAGCTGCTTTCCTATCCTAGAATGCAGATAGCCGAAAATAATTTCCCGGTTTGCGGGATTGCATCACTAAATGACGCCGCATTCTTGTTCCCACTGCGTGCGGCAGTTGGATAAAGGACCGGTCAGCCGGAATGAACAGCCCTGTGCCTTAACTGCCTCTTCACCGTGAGACATATCTTTTGTGTTAGTCTATTTCGGCTCTAATCGACAGTTTTCGGCTACCGCCGCAAACGCGTTGCCTTTTTCGGCATGCTGCGGCAAAAATCAACCGTCATTCGCTGCCGACATTTCAATTTCCGCAACCAGCACCTAAAAGAACGCAATGAATGTCTCCGGGAATAAACCACATGTTCAATAGTCAATCCGATGTTCAAGCGTGTTTCACCTTGTTGGACGAATACGAAAAAGGGATTTCCAAATCCATTGCCCGTTACATTCTATCCGGAGACAATCACGCTATCCCGGCGCATTTGGGGCAATTCAGCCGCGAACAATTGCAAACGGCCGCAGTTTCCGCACCGCGCTATCACTACGGGTATTACCAACTGGGTGCGGAACATCAAAAGAAAGCCACCAAGGTATACGAAAACTTCGAAAAACTGTATCGCTCCGACCTCTTGGCTGATATCGAAATAGCCCGACGCTTGGGCGTGGTCATGGCCGCCTGCGCCGATATGAACAACATCCGTCGACATTATCTGGCGGAAGTACCGGATTGGTTTGCGGTCTTGGTTTCCGAGCTGAATATGTTGCATGCCTTCGCCGGGGATCGCGCCGAACTGGCGCAGCATTACGATCAACGCTGGTTTTTATCGTTGACCCGGCAAAACGATTTGGACGTCGCACAGTGGATGCCGGTTTTGCTGGAACGCAGAGAAAACGAATGGAATTGCGGTTTCGTTAAAAAATTGGCGTCGCGCTTCGACTGGCCGGCATTACTGCAAGACCCCGACCTTAGCGCTACCTTGGCGGCACTACACTATTCGGGCCGCGTAGTGCTGGCGGAGTGCTTGTTGCCGCAACAAAATTTGGATGCCGTGCTGGCGGTCGTGGTTTCTTTGCTTTGCGACAAAAGCAAACAAGTGCGGCAAACGGCTCTACCGTTGATACCGAAATTGAGTGCGGAAAAATTGTTGGCCTACTTGGATGCGCATTACCTTGGTTTCGACAACGCAGCGCGTAAAACATTGGTGCCGACGTTACCGGTCATGATCGGCGACGAAGCGGTCGACTTATTGAAAAAGTGGCAAAGCAGCGAACCCAGCAAGGCCATACAAGAAACCATCGGCCAGGCTTTGGCGAACAAGGCGGCGGCCCGGCAAACCGCCGATGCCGAGTTGGAACTGCCGGAATGGAGCCCGTTGGAATCGGAAGCACCCATCGGCAAACATTGGCTCGACACATTAACGGACCAGTACGCCAAATCGCTCAAAGCCTACGAGCGCGCCGCCGAAGCAGAGCGGACCGGAAACCTCGCTCAAAAAACCCAGTACGACTGGCAACAAAAAAACTATAAGAGCTGGCTGGCTTATAAAGCCGACCACATCAAACGCGACTTGGATAAATTGTTGGGCGCTTCGACCGAGTTAGGCTTAAGCGAACGAATTCGGCAAAGCGTCGGGCAATTGACCGGCCAACAATCGGATAGCGATTTTAAAAAGCTCAAGGAATTGTGCTTGAAAGCCGATTTGTTTGCCGATGCCGACTTCAAAGCCGTCCATTTAGTCCGTTTTTTTCAAGGAAATATCGAGATGACCCAAGCCAGGCAATGGTTTACCGCCCATCCCGGCGTCATTACCGATTTACGCCAGTTGGCACAGCTGGTCCGCACACAAGCAGGCGACATTCGCAAATTGGCGCAATGGCTGTTGATTCATTATTGGAACACCGATGCGAGCTTGCCCGATACTTACGGCATGGCGATCTGGCCGTTTTTTGCCGAGAACGAAGACTATCTCAAAGAAGCCTTTGGTCTGCTGGAAAGCCGGGAAGACAGATACCGCAAATTCGAACTCGCGCGCGGCATGGCCATCCTGGCGCAGTTCCCGGTGATTCCGGACATGTATCTGCAAGTGTTGTATCAACAAGCCTTGTCGCCCGCTAAAACCTACGGTCCGTTGGCACGGTCGATTTTAAGCGGCTACGGCATAGCGCCGCAGCGCATCATCGACGCCTTAAGCTCGGGAAAAGCCGACGAACGCATCGTCGCCGCCGACTGGATTGCCGAATTGAAGCTGAACCAGGCAATTCCGGCGCTGCAGACGGCCTTGAAAAAAGAAAAACATCCGGCGGCAACAGCCGTATTGCTTGGCACGCTGCATGACTTGGGCTGCAATATCAGCGCTTATCTGGCGCCGGCCACGATGTTGAAAGAAGCGCAGATCCATTTAAAACAAGCGCTGCCGAAAGGATTGTGCTGGTTTCCGTTCGACGCGCTGCCGACACTCAAATGGCTTAGCGGCGAAGCGGTAGACCGGGACGTTTTGCAATGGTGGCTGGCATTGGCCTGCAAACTCAAACAACCCGAGGGCAATCCCTTGCTGGATTTGTACGTGCGGCAACTGGATGACCGGAGTCAAAAAGCCTTGGGCAATACCATACTGCATGCTTTCATCCGCCAGGACACCTTGAATCCGGGCGACGACGCGGCACATGCCCATGCCAAGCAGTACCATCAAGGGCTTTTCGATAGTTGGCAGCGTTGGGCAAAAAGCGACTGGGGCAAGCAATATGCGGATAAAACCTTGGATGACGCTTACCGCGAGTTATTCAACCAAAAAAAGGCCGAGTATTTAGGCTCGGCAATCGGCGAAAAAGGCATCCTGGCGCTGGCGGCTTATGCCGAGCCGGCCGATGCGGTGCTGGTCGTCAAACGATACATGAAGGACCATTACACCCGACGCGCACAAATCGAAGCCTTGCTGACCGCCTTGGCCAACAACAACGATCCGACCGTAATCCAGTTGCTGCTCGCCGTGGCCCGGCGCCACCGCACAAAATCCGTTCAGGAACGGGCCAACGAACTGGTTGCCGCCATTGCCGCCAGAAACGGCTGGAGCCACGACGAATTGGCGGACCGCACCATCCCTACCGCGGGCTTCGAAAGCAACGGCACGCAACAACTGTCCTACGGTACGCGCAGTCTAATCCTGAAACTGAACAACGACCTAAGCCTCATTCTGGAAAACCAAGCCGGCAAAACCCTCAAGTCCTTGCCGGCCCCGCGCCAGGACGACGACGCCGAAGCGGTCAAACAGGCCAAGGCGGATTTTTCCAATAACAAGAAAGAACTGAAACAAGTGCTGGAAATGCAAACCCAGCGTTTGTACGAGGCGATGTGCGTCGGCCGTGTTTGGCAAGGTGCCGAATGGCGCGCTTACCTACTGGAACACCCGCTGATGCAGCGCTTGTTGCAACGCCTGGTTTGGCAAGTCGAAACAAACGGGGAATCGCGCCGCTTACGGCCGACCGCCGAGCTGGAACTGATCGACCTGGATGACGAAACCTACGAACTGGCCGACGACGCCCGGATCAGCGTGGCCCATGCCGGCCAGTTGCCGCAAGAGGAAGCGAAAGCTTGGGCAAAGCATTTCAAGGACGAAAAATTGAAACCCTTGTTCGAGCAGTTCAGTCTGCCGCAACATGAACTGACCGATGCCGAACTCGCCGGCAAGCAATTGGATTACCATCAAGGCTGGATGACCGATGCCTTTACCCTGCGCGGCGTATTGACCAAGCGCGGCTACCAGCGGGCCGCGGCGGAAGACGGCGGCTTTTTCACTCACTATTACAAAGATTTCGCCTCCTTGAACACCCGCGTGACGATCGAATTCAGCGGCAATTGCCTGCCGGAGGAAAACGTCGCGGCGACTTTATTCCATCTGGCCTTCACAACCCCGGACCAACGCGGCTGGGTCAGCGAGGAAAGTTTTAAACCGCTGCACGCCATACCGGGCAGCTTACTTTACGAAGCCATGCTGGATTACGAAGCCGTTGCCGCCAAAGGCAGCTTCGATGCCGATTGGCGGCACAAATCGCCTTGGTGAGCGGGGGTAAATAAACATGTCAGAGGTGATTAAACAAGCCGCCGAATCGCTGTTTCACCAAGAGTTGCAAACTCTACGCGAGCAGGATAAAGGTCCCAAGCCTGCCGGCTGGCAATTGTCCGGGCAGGCCGTGAGGGACTTCGTAATCGGCAACGCGGCATTGGGCATTAGCCAGAAGTTTTACGGCGACGACGCCTTGGTCGAGCGAGCCATCGTTACCTTGATGGGCCATCAGGCCTTGCTGTTGGTGGGCGAACCGGGCACCGCCAAATCGTTGTTGTCGGAACTGTTGAGCGCGGCGATCAGCGGCGACTCGCAAAAAATCGTGCAAGGCACCGCCGGCACGACCGAAGAACACATCAAATATTCCTGGAATTACGCCTTGCTGCTGTCTCGCGGCCCCAGCGACGATGCGCTGATTCCCGGCGCAATTTATCGCGCCATGCAAAGCGGCTCGCTGGCGCGCTTCGAAGAGGTCACCCGTTGTCCGCAGGAAATCCAGGATGCGCTGATTTCGCTATTGTCGGAAAAGCAAGTCATGCTGCCGGAATTGCACCGCGTCACGGCCGCCAAACCCGGTTTCAATCTGATCGCCACCGCCAATCTGCACGACCGCGGCGTCAACGAAATGTCGAGCGCATTGAAGCGGCGCTTCAATTTCGAAACCGTTTACCCGATTCGCGACGTGGAACTGGAAAAACGCCTGATTCGCCAGCAAGTTGCCGAAAAACTGTCGCGCCTGTCGTTGCAACCGGCGATGGACAACGATGTGCTGGAAGTACTGGTCACCGCCTTCGACGAATTGCGCGGCGAAAAGCAGGCCGCCGTCAAAGCGCTGGATGCGGTGCTGTCGACCGCCGAAGCCGTCAATATCGCCTATGCCTGCTGCCTGCAAAACCACTACATGGGCAGCCGGCCGTGCAGCTCGCAAGTTGCCGAACAAATGCAAGGCAGCATCCTGAAAGACAAACCGGACGAGCGGAAAAAGCTGGCACATTATCTGGACGTCGTGGTGCGCGACCGCGCCAAAAAAGACGGACGTTGGAAAGGTTTTTTCGAGGCGGGCAGAAAGCTCTGGCTAGGCGGCTAACAACCTGACAAGCATCGCCGCCGGTACCGCATACAGCCATGCTCCAAGACACGCTTACCCCGCAGCTCCAAGCCGCCCGCGCTAAATTCGCCGGCGACGACGGCATTTTTTGGGCGCCGATCCGCCACCATAGCCCCGCTTGCAGCATTTATTTAAGGCAATTGCTGGACAGCGTGCAGCCGGACGCGGTATTGATCGAAGGCGCGGTGGATTTCAATCGCCAGCTCGAAACGCTGTTGGACGCGCAGACCGTACCACCGGTGGCCCTGTACGGCCAAAACAGTTTTTACCCTTTGTACGACACCAGCCCCGAATGGGTCGCGTTGCGCTGGGGCCGACAACACAACAAAAGTCTCTATTTTATCGACTTACCGATAGCCGACAAGGCCTGGCAGCGGGAAGACCGGGAACACGGCGGCATCAGCTTTCTGCACGAAGCGTATTTGCAGCACAGCGAGTTCATCCGCAAACTGGTGCAAACGACGCGCTGCCGCCATGGCGACGAGTTATGGGAGCGTTGGTTCGAGCTAAGACGTTTCGACGACCCGGCACAATTTTTCGGCCGGGTTTTCGATTATTGCACCGCCGCCCGTTTGACCTACAGCGAGCAAGCCATCGCCGATTCCGGCGATGGCGCGCGGGAACGCTTCATGCGCGGCGAAATCGCCCGCCATGCCGGGAAAGGTCAACGTTGCGTGGTGGTAACCGGCGGTTTCCACACCTATGCTTTGCTCGATTGGCAAAACGCGCCGTCCCACAAACCGCAGCAGGCAAGCCCTAGTTGGCTGGTCCGCTACAGCGAGGATCGTCTCGACGCCTTAAGCGGTTACAGCGCGGGCATGCCGGTGCCCGGGTTTTACCGGCGCTTGTTGCAGTGGCGCTCTGACTTGCCGGAATACGGTGTCGCGGAGGAATTACTATTGCAAGTGCTTGCCGACCTTCACCAACATCCCTTATTTCGGCAACAGATGAATACCGCCGCGAAGCAGGCGGTGTTTTACCAAGCGATGCAGTTGCAGCAATTGCGCGGCCATGCCTGGCCGGGCTTGTACGACATCCTGGACGGCCTGCGCAGCGTGCTGATCAAACACGACGCAGCCGGCGACGAGCCTTTATTGAAACAGGCGTGCAGCTTGCTGGCCGGCGACCGACTGGGGCAAGTCAGCAGCGCTTTGCCGCCCTTGCCGTTAGTCGACGAAGTCTATCGCCTGTTGAAGCGCGCCCGTTTCAAACTGGAGCAGACCACCAAAGTCACCACCACCTTCACTATCCGGCAACGCGACAACGAGCGCTTGGCGCTGTTATATCAATGCCGATTTATCGGTCTGGGCTTTGCCGAAAAAACCGCCGGGCCAGACTGGGAGCATGGCCTGCATCTGCATTTGCGCAGCGAAGAATGGCAGTATGCCTGGACTCCGTGGGTGGAAGCCCGGTTAGTCGATTTGAGCCTCACCGCGCCGGATTGGCAAAGCTTGTTGAATCAGCGTATCCAAGAACAATTGGCCGAATTGCGCGATCTGAGCCTCGCCGAACACCAGAAGTTTTTCGTGCAACTGCTGCTGATGAAGCGTTTGGACTTGGCTCATGAGCTGTGGCGGCAAATCGGACAGCAGTTGAACGATTGCAGCGATTGCGGGCAATTGGCGGAGTTTTTACTGTTATTGCTGCGCCTGCGCCAACACCAAAACGAGTTGTTCGAGCACTACGCCGAGCCGATCCGCCGGGTAGTCAAGCAAGCCTGGCAACAGCTGATGTTTATGCTGCCGGCGCTCAACTCGCTGCCAACTTCGGCGGGATTGCGCTTATTGCTGCAAATCCGGGAAATCACCCGCGAATGCGCCGAAGCACTGACCGACGACTGGCAAAATGCCTGGCAGGCGCGTCTGCATTGGCTGGAACAATACGGCGAATTGAGCGTCGCTTTGCGCTATGCCTGTCTCGCCTTGCTGACGGAACTGGGCGACGGCGGCCCGGCGGAATTGTGCGCGGCGCTGGGCAAACTGTTCGACTACGCCCCGGAGGCCGCTTACCAGGCGGTCAACGCGGTGATCACCGTAACGCCGTACTATTTGCTGCACGACGATGCGCTCGGATTACCGGCCTTGCTCAACCGCCTACTGGCCGGCTGGGACGAAGAACGCTTTATGTCGGCCTTGCCGGAACTGCGTTTGTTGTTCAGCCATCTCGACCCGGCAGCGGTCGAAAAGCTCGGCGATACACTGTGCGAATTGAACGGCTGGCAGGCGGCACCACCGTTGTTCAATGCCGACGTGGACGAACACTTGCTGCTGCAGGCCCGCCACTTGCAGCAACAACTCGCCGCGCAACTTAAAGCCGACGGCCTCGAACATTGGCTGGAACCAGATGAGTGAAGCTCATTAAGGCATGGCAATCGCCCCGGCAAACGAATGCTTCCACCATGATTTTCAGAATAAGGAGAGACGGCATGACTAGCAGTTTGGAACAACGTTGGCGTTTGGTACTCGGCCGTTTTGCCAACAAACATTTGTGCTCGGTGCCGTTAAGCCGGCAACAGAGCCAACAAGACCAAGTGTTGGAGCAACTCTATAAAAAACAATTGGAACGCCGCGGTCTGCGGACGTCCGGCACACTGGACGATTCCCAACTGCAGGTGGTCGATTGGCTGCATCGGGCCGACCGTTTGTTTCCGAAAACCGTGCGGGAAAAAATTCAGGACCATGCGGTGCGCGAATTCGGCATCAAGGAATTGTTGAAAAACAAGGATTGCCTCGGCAACCTGACGCCCAACCTGGCTTTGCTGAAACAGTTGCTGGCGGTACGTGCCGAGCTAAGCCCCGAGTTGATGCAGGAAGTCAGGCGCATCATCCAAACCGTGGTCGACGAATTGCTGCAGCAACTGCAACCGAAATTCAACCAAACCTTCAGCGGCCGATTGAACCGCCACCAAAGTTCGCCGCAACCGCTGTTGGCCAATCTGGATTGGCCCAAAACCATCCGCCGCAATCTCAAGTATTACGACCGGCAACGGCAGTGCTTGCTGCCGCAAACCATCTATTTCAGCTCCCGTAGCCAAAAGCATTTGCCGTGGCGGGTCATTTTATGCCTGGACCAAAGCGGATCGATGATGGATTCGGTGATTTACAGTGCGGTGATCGCCGGGATTTTGGCGCGATTGCCGTGCGTCGATCTGAAACTGGTGTTGTTCGATACCAATGTCGTCGATTTGTCCGCCAAGGCGCACGATCCGGTGGAAGTATTGTTGTCCGGCCAAATGTGCGGCGGCACCCATATCGCCAAGGCGTGGAGCTACTGCCAGCAATTGGCCGAGCAACCAAGGCGCACCGTCATCGCCACGGTCAGCGATTTCGAAGAAGGCGCTTCGCCCGCCGCATTGTTGCGACAAGCGGCACAGATGCTGGAAAGCGGTATCAAAATGCTCGGCATTACCGCGATGGCGGCCGATGCGACCCCGTTTTACGACATCGCGATGACCGCTAAACTTGGGCAATTAGGCATGGAGATCGCATCGCTCAGCCCGGACGTGTTTGCCGATTGGCTGGCCAAAGCCATGGAGTTATAGCGTGTTCGGTATCGAGCAATTGGAAATTCTCAGCAGTCCCGGCTTGGTACGGCGCGCAACGAAATCGCTGGAGAAAACCAAGGTCGAATGGACGGCCAAGGAAAGCGATGCCTGGCAATTCGATTTCGAAAGCCAGCAAGGCAAAATTTTGCCGGCGCGCATCGAACAGAGCGTTTGCAACTGTCCGGCAACCGGCCTATGCAAACATATCGTCGCGGCGGCCATTGACTATCTCAACCACCACCAAGCGCAAAGTTTTACGCCACCCGCTTTGGACCACCCCCAATTGTTCGACAGCGCCGGCAAAGCCGCTTGCCGCCAAGCGTACCGGCTGTGGCAAAGCGGGGCTTGGCCGCAGGCCGAAATCCGCATCGCCGAGCGTCATGTCGAAGTCAGTTGGCTGCAGCAAAAAGCCGTCATTCGCCAAGGCGAAGGACTGGATGCGGTGCTGTGCGAATCCGGCGCGGCCAGCGAACGCTTGATCGCCGCACTGCTTTACCAACCGCCGTCCGCCTGGCCCGACTGGCTGGAGCGGGAACAGCAAGCGGCGCAAAGCGAATACCGACAACAGCGCGAACAATTATGCGGACAAGTCAAAACGCAAACCTGCATTCTGCTGCAAACCGGCGTCAGAAACCTGCAACCCGCCAACCTGAGCGAATTGACGAGTCTGGTACCCCAGCTGAAAAACGGCGGCGAACCGCGCTTGGGCAATGCCGTGCTGGCATTGCAGGAATGGGTCGAGCGCCGCAGCCAAGCGCAAGGTTTGGACCCGAACGCAGCGATATTGCGGCAACTAGCCTTAATCTATGCGTGGGCCGATTCGACGCTGCCGGCGGCTGAGCAGGAGGAGCGGCACGCAACGGAGTTGTATTTACTGTGTCTCGGCGGCCATCAATGGCGCACGGTGAGCGGTGCCTTGGGATTGAATATGCTGTTTCTGAGCGACGACGGGCGGATTTTTAGCGCGAGTCTGGCGCGCAGCGGCAAAGGCCGGGGTTTCAGCATTGCCGAAGCCTGGAAAAACTGCAGTTTATGGTCCGGCGCACCGCTCAATCGAGATTTGCCGGGCCGCTATCTGCGCTTGCACGCGGCGACCTACAATCCGCGTAACGGCCTCAGTTTAAGCCAAAAGACCGAAGCCAAACCAAGCGATGAGGCCTTTGAATGGGTCTATACCCAAGACTGGATGCAGTTAACCGAGTTACCGGAATACGGTTACGCACTGCTCAAAGTCGAGCGTTGCCTAGCGTGCGAGTTCGACGAAACCCGGCAGCAGTTGCTGCTGCAACTGGTCAACGATAGAAGCCAGCGGCTATTGGTCCGGCAAACCTATAGCGAAGGCATGTCCGAACGCTTAGTCAACCTACAAAGCCTGAAAAATGCCCGGGACTTTCATCTGGTGATTCGCCATGTCATCGCCGACCACAGTCATCAATTCGAAGCGCTATGCGTTTACCGGGATCAGTGGCAATCACTCGATTTTCAAAAGCCGGAAAAGCACCGCCTGGACCTGTTAACGCGTTTGCTCGGCCGCTTCAAAAACCGGCCGCTCGAACAAACCGCCGAGCCGCCGCTGGCGGAACTCTGCCGCAGCGCGTTGGAAACCTTGCAGGATTACCCCCATTGCTCGGCAACCCGCCTCGACGCCTCGCAGGCACAATTCGCCGCTTTGGGGTTAGACCTATTGCAACAGAAACTAACGATCGGCCGGCAACAACCGGAAGCCGTATTACAGCTAGTCTATTTACTCACGCTGGCTTATCACTCGGCAAACGGATGGCCGGTGGCCGAAGCAAGCTAATTGGGCTGCTAAGCCGGAACCGCCGAAATAGGTCGTGCCGCACATGTGCCGCCACACTTGGATAGCGAGCGGCGGTTGGTGCGCCCCATCGCACCACCGGTTTTCACCGCGCCCACGAGCCGAAAGCCGTCAACCTTTACGGCGCGTCCTACCGCGGTCCGGAAGAGAGATGAAGAACTATCGCGGCAATAGAGGGGCGCCACCCGATTCAGCGGAAAAGCCGAAGCAAAAACGACGGCTAACGAAATTTATAAACAGACTTCGGTTTTGACCGTCAACGACAACTTTTGCGCAATTCCGGGGCTTGCAGTCGCGCACCGCGCCGAGCGGAACCAAGCAATGCTCAAGCCGGCAGCAAATAGCCAGACGGCAGGCGGTAGGGGTATCGGGGCGGTGGAGTAGGTCAGATTATCGACAATCAATCCGTCACCGCTTTGGCCATGAAACTGGATTTTGTCGACCCATCCGGCGTAGCCCGATGCCAACCAATATATCCCCAGTGGTTGATTGGCACTGTCTAACGGAGAGCTGTAGACCTGTTGCCCCTGATAGAACAGCGAAAAACTGATGTTGGTATCCGATCCCCAATAGTTGTAATACATGCCTTGGAAAATCACCGGACCATGGTCGAACGTCAGCTCGCCGGCATGGCTATGCAACCGATTCTCGCCCAATTCCGGCGCGTGCGCTTCGAACTCCGAATAACTCGACACCTGGGCGTACATCGACTCCCAACCCGACAAACCGCCGTAGCCGTCGACCAGATCCCAGTCGGAAATGCCTTCGAAATCGACCACAGTCGCCGCCGCATTGGCCGGACCGTTGCTAAGCGACACCGCTAACAAAGCGGCTATAAATGATTTTTTCATACGCTCTTCTCTAATAACTTCGGACACATTGCCGGCTTAAATCGTCGCTTCGGCTTTATCGCTCTTAGCTGGACCGGCAGCTGCCCGCCGCCCCGCGATCGAACAGTTGGGCATGCGCAGCCGGAGCCGTCGTGGCGGCGTCACTCAATTTAAGCTTCATATAGCCCGTCGGAAACGGAAACAAGCAAAAATCGGCTGCGGTTTTGCGAGGCATTATCAGCACCGGCCCCGGACAGTGAAACCCTACCGTAGTGGGGTTAGGATAGACGTTGGAATCTGTTAAGATGCAAACCATTTACATCTAAAGACTGCCATCCGAAAACAGGAAGCCTGCAGTATCCATATGACTTATCGAGATAAGCGCGGACACTTTGATGTCCATTATTTTTTGGAAAGCATAATTGTAAAATTCCGCCATATGTCAATAGACTCATATGGATACATTATTAACCAGCTGCGGCATGCAGGATTTAGGCTGTATGTATCCAGCCACTAGCAGCTCTGCCGCGGACTGAATGTTTAGCCCCGCTGTCGATTCCCAAGGGAGCATTAACGTGAAATATTCGGCATGGGCAGCGGTTGTGGACGACCATCCGCTGGTTGCGCACGGCATCGCCGATTATTTGGTCACTCATTGCGGTTTTTCCCGCGCCGCCCCCATATCCGGCGTCGGCGAATTTTGGCGATTGCTGGAAACCGGCCAGCCGCCGGCGTTAGCCGTGATCGATTTCTGGTTGCCGGACGGCATTTCGTTACCGCTGCTGTTGCAGCTAAAACAATGCCACCCGGCCATACGGGTACTGGCGATCAGCGCCGACGACGACCGGGCCGTCGCCGGCAAAGTCGCCTCCGCAGGCGCGGACGGTTTCATCCACAAGCAAGCAGCCCCTAGTGTCTTTGCCAAAGCGGTTGAGGCAGTCATGGCCGGGGATTCCTGGTTCCACCCGCAGGCGGCCGGATTTGCGCCGACTCGGGAGCTGCCGGTTACGGCCGCCGAGCTGGGTTTAACCCCACGCCAGGGCCAGGTGCTGGCGATGATGCTGAAAGGTCTGCCCAACAAACGCATCGCTCTGAACCTGTCGCTGTCCGAACATACCGTCAAGGAACACGTCACCGGCATATTGGAGCGGTTGGGCGCGAAAAACCGAATCGAAGTGATCACAATGCTGCGCGGGCGACGGCTGGAAAA containing:
- a CDS encoding DUF5682 family protein: MLQDTLTPQLQAARAKFAGDDGIFWAPIRHHSPACSIYLRQLLDSVQPDAVLIEGAVDFNRQLETLLDAQTVPPVALYGQNSFYPLYDTSPEWVALRWGRQHNKSLYFIDLPIADKAWQREDREHGGISFLHEAYLQHSEFIRKLVQTTRCRHGDELWERWFELRRFDDPAQFFGRVFDYCTAARLTYSEQAIADSGDGARERFMRGEIARHAGKGQRCVVVTGGFHTYALLDWQNAPSHKPQQASPSWLVRYSEDRLDALSGYSAGMPVPGFYRRLLQWRSDLPEYGVAEELLLQVLADLHQHPLFRQQMNTAAKQAVFYQAMQLQQLRGHAWPGLYDILDGLRSVLIKHDAAGDEPLLKQACSLLAGDRLGQVSSALPPLPLVDEVYRLLKRARFKLEQTTKVTTTFTIRQRDNERLALLYQCRFIGLGFAEKTAGPDWEHGLHLHLRSEEWQYAWTPWVEARLVDLSLTAPDWQSLLNQRIQEQLAELRDLSLAEHQKFFVQLLLMKRLDLAHELWRQIGQQLNDCSDCGQLAEFLLLLLRLRQHQNELFEHYAEPIRRVVKQAWQQLMFMLPALNSLPTSAGLRLLLQIREITRECAEALTDDWQNAWQARLHWLEQYGELSVALRYACLALLTELGDGGPAELCAALGKLFDYAPEAAYQAVNAVITVTPYYLLHDDALGLPALLNRLLAGWDEERFMSALPELRLLFSHLDPAAVEKLGDTLCELNGWQAAPPLFNADVDEHLLLQARHLQQQLAAQLKADGLEHWLEPDE
- a CDS encoding VWA domain-containing protein, with the protein product MTSSLEQRWRLVLGRFANKHLCSVPLSRQQSQQDQVLEQLYKKQLERRGLRTSGTLDDSQLQVVDWLHRADRLFPKTVREKIQDHAVREFGIKELLKNKDCLGNLTPNLALLKQLLAVRAELSPELMQEVRRIIQTVVDELLQQLQPKFNQTFSGRLNRHQSSPQPLLANLDWPKTIRRNLKYYDRQRQCLLPQTIYFSSRSQKHLPWRVILCLDQSGSMMDSVIYSAVIAGILARLPCVDLKLVLFDTNVVDLSAKAHDPVEVLLSGQMCGGTHIAKAWSYCQQLAEQPRRTVIATVSDFEEGASPAALLRQAAQMLESGIKMLGITAMAADATPFYDIAMTAKLGQLGMEIASLSPDVFADWLAKAMEL
- a CDS encoding LuxR C-terminal-related transcriptional regulator — protein: MKYSAWAAVVDDHPLVAHGIADYLVTHCGFSRAAPISGVGEFWRLLETGQPPALAVIDFWLPDGISLPLLLQLKQCHPAIRVLAISADDDRAVAGKVASAGADGFIHKQAAPSVFAKAVEAVMAGDSWFHPQAAGFAPTRELPVTAAELGLTPRQGQVLAMMLKGLPNKRIALNLSLSEHTVKEHVTGILERLGAKNRIEVITMLRGRRLENP